Part of the Chitinivibrionia bacterium genome, CAAAATTTCAAGATTTTCCCCGTAGATTGTTGTGGAGATAATGTATTTTATTTTATATAATGACAGCATAATTTCAAGGAGAAAAAATGAGTGCAAAAGCAAATAGGGAATATAAAGACAGTGTTTTTACGAGTTTATTCGGTGAAAAAGACAAACTTTTAGAATTATATAACGCGATACAAAACACAAACTACGGAGAAGAGACAGATATACAAATAACAACGTTGGAAAACGTGCTGTATATGGAGCAGATGAACGATATTTCGTTTGTAATTGACAACAAATTCGTTGTTTTAATAGAGCACCAATCGACAATAAACCCGAATATGCCGCTTAGAATGTTGCTTTACATGGGACGGGTTTATGAGAAGATAATAGAAGCGGAAACGTTATATAAACAAAACAGAATTACTATTCCGCGCCCCGAATTTATTGTTTTATACAACGGAAAAACAGATTATCCTGACGAAGAAACGCTTAAATTGTCGGATATGTTTGAGCAAAAAGAAGGAGCGTTGCCGGAACTTGAACTAATTGTCAAAGTTTACAATATAAACGAAGGCAAAAACCCTCAGTTTGCAGAAAGAAGCGAAACATTGAAAGGATACGAAATGTTCATAGCAATGGCTCGCAACTATGAAAAAAATATGAGTAGAGACGAGGCAATAAAAAAGGCGATATTGGACTGCTTGGAGAAAAACGTATTAAGCACTTATTTCAACGATAAAGGATCGGAGGTTATAAATATGTTGTTAACAGAATGGAAAACAGAAGATGCTTTGAGAGTGCGCGGCGATGAAGAAAGAGCGCGCGGAATGCAACTTGGAATAACTCAAGGAATGCGACAAGTTGCCGTAAATATGCTAAACGACGGCGTGGATGCCAACACTGTAGCGCGATATACAGGTCTCTTCATCGACGATGTTCTGCGCTTGCAATACTGATTTTCCCCACAAAACCAACCATCGGCGCAAAGATAATCATTGCGCCTTTTTTCACACATTTCCGAATTTTCACAAAAAACAAAATAATCTCGTAAACCACCACAAATAAAAAGTATTTTCCCGATGCAGAAAACTATGGAATGTCGGAATAATTCCCGACTTTTCATTGGTGCTCTTTGACCTTTTGTTTTATTAAAATCAATAGTTTGAACTCCCTTCACCGGTTGTTCTGCCTATCAACACTATTGGGTTTAATAAATTAGCACAGGTGAAATTCATAGTTTTCTGCAAAAAACGAGAATTATCGGCAGAACAGCCATTCCGCTGTTTCTTGCTTGAGTATTTAATTTTGCCGTGAAAAAGCGGCGGAAAGGTTGGTTTTATGGCTAAAAATGAATTGGAACAAATTACAACTGAATTGAAAATTTGTTCGAATTGTGATTTGCACAAAAACAGAAAAAATGTTGTTGT contains:
- a CDS encoding Rpn family recombination-promoting nuclease/putative transposase → MSAKANREYKDSVFTSLFGEKDKLLELYNAIQNTNYGEETDIQITTLENVLYMEQMNDISFVIDNKFVVLIEHQSTINPNMPLRMLLYMGRVYEKIIEAETLYKQNRITIPRPEFIVLYNGKTDYPDEETLKLSDMFEQKEGALPELELIVKVYNINEGKNPQFAERSETLKGYEMFIAMARNYEKNMSRDEAIKKAILDCLEKNVLSTYFNDKGSEVINMLLTEWKTEDALRVRGDEERARGMQLGITQGMRQVAVNMLNDGVDANTVARYTGLFIDDVLRLQY